From Daphnia pulicaria isolate SC F1-1A chromosome 4, SC_F0-13Bv2, whole genome shotgun sequence, one genomic window encodes:
- the LOC124336241 gene encoding aspartate aminotransferase, mitochondrial-like yields MALISSLKFFSPSTLTTAQNALSVSSRNSSWWSHVEMGPPDPILGVTEAFKRDTNPKKMNLGVGAYRDDNGKPFILPSVKLAEEEIQKKNMDKEYSPISGSPEFCKATINLALGEDNEWTKNGLNATVQGISGTGSLRIGTSFLSAFFPGNKDLYMPTPTWGNHVPLAKHAGLGIKQYRYYDPKTCGFDFHGALQDIAKIPERSMILLHACAHNPTGVDPKPEQWAEMSKVIKEKKLFPFFDMAYQGFASGDIDKDATPVRMFLKDGHQIALSQSYAKNMGLYGERAGAFSLICSSKEEAAATMSQLKIIIRPMYSNPPVTGARIATEILTTPSIRSQWLKDVKGMADRIISMRQLLRSNLAKEGSSRDWAHITDQIGMFCFTGMAPAQVEKLTKDFSVYLTKDGRISVAGITSKNVEYLAHAMHQVTK; encoded by the exons ATGGCACTCATCTCGtcactgaaatttttttcgccgTCAACTTTGACTACCGCCCAAAATGCTTTGTCCGTTTCGTCTAGAAA TTCCTCATGGTGGAGTCATGTCGAGATGGGACCTCCTGACCCTATCTTGGGAGTAACTGAAGCCTTCAAGCGTGACACCAACCCCAAGAAAATGAACTTGGGTGTAGGAGCCTACCGAGATGACAATGGAAAACCATTCATCCTGCCATCTGTGAAATTG GCTGAAGAGGAAATCCAGAAGAAGAACATGGACAAGGAGTACTCGCCTATCTCCGGTAGTCCAGAATTCTGCAAAGCTACCATCAACCTTGCCCTTGGAGAGGACAATGAATGGACTAAGAATGGATTG AATGCTACTGTGCAAGGAATTTCAGGAACTGGTTCCCTCCGTATTGGTACTTCTTTCTTGTCTGCTTTTTTCCCTGGCAACAAAGACCTGTATATGCCAACACCCACATGGGGCAATCACGTTCCTCTGGCCAAGCACGCTGGTTTGGGAATTAAACAGTACCGATATTACGATCCCAAAACCTGTGGTTTCGATTTCCACGGGGCTCTGCAAGATATTGCT AAAATTCCCGAACGTTCCATGATTCTTTTGCACGCTTGTGCTCATAATCCTACTGGAGTCGATCCCAAACCAGAGCAGTGGGCTGAAATGTCCAAAGTaattaaggaaaagaaactgttTCCTTTCTTCGATATGGCCTACCAAGGATTTGCATCTG GTGATATTGACAAAGATGCTACCCCAGTCAGGATGTTCTTGAAGGACGGACACCAGATCGCCCTTTCCCAATCGTACGCCAAAAACATGGGCTTGTACGGCGAACGTGCAGGAGCCTTCTCCCTTATCTGCAGCTCTaaagaagaagctgctgcCACCATGTCGCAGCTGAAGATTATCATTCGTCCCATGTATTCTAACCCACCAGTCACTGGTGCAAGAATCGCTACAGAGATCCTTACAACCCCATCCATACGTTCTCAGTGGCTGAAGGATGTGAAAGGCATGGCCGATCGAATCATTTCAATGCGCCAACTTCTACGTTCCAACTTAGCTAAGGAAGGATCATCCAGAGACTGGGCACATATTACCGATCAGATCGGTATGTTCTGTTTCACTGGAATGGCACCTGCTCAG GTGGAGAAGTTGACCAAGGACTTTAGCGTTTACCTAACTAAGGATGGACGTATTTCAGTTGCTGGAATCACGTCAAAGAACGTTGAATACTTGGCGCACGCCATGCACCAAGTGACGAAATAA
- the LOC124336491 gene encoding uncharacterized protein LOC124336491 isoform X2 gives MSKLPIAAFYPAATTNLYEAHTRNSTRMQGGGLSNNIINRTAPAVTPAESNNISSPVVLCVDGVLLWLLIAWITAGTAAIITLLIKSCRNRWKHVEQEEFDWGGLERSRPSASQHTRSTSCSSAPSVRNAIPTPKPSVPHSTPSRFKTSGSRRR, from the exons ATGTCGAAATTACCCATCGCCGCTTTCTATCCAGCTGCAACAACCAACCTTTACGAAGCTCATACCCGGAATTCCACTCGGATGCAAGGAGGCGGTTTATCGAATAACATCATCAATCGAACAGCACCAGCCGTCACACCGGCTGAAAGTAACAATATATCTAGTCCGGTTGTGCTCTGCGTTGATGGCGTTCTTCTCTGGTTACTCATCGCATGGATCACAGCTGGAACAGCAGCTATTATCACACTCCTCATTAAATCCTGTCGCAACAG ATGGAAACATGTAGAGCAAGAAGAGTTCGACTGGGGCGGATTGGAACGATCACGTCCTAGCGCAAGCCAACACACTCGATCAACGAGTTGTTCGTCGGCACCTTCCGTCCGCAATGCTATTCCAACACCCAAACCATCAGTTCCACATTCTACACCGTCTAG GTTCAAGACGAGCGGAAGTAGAAGAAGGTAA
- the LOC124336680 gene encoding uncharacterized protein LOC124336680, producing the protein MTIGRYEINSSRTFVPPTRWCSWLVSLFQSPSSASIVGQPPPQTTPGKSFSSNIQLVSHRCLGPAEQSTILHTRGRPLSQHSNGEDGQQSATAKSVVGAKVSQLAHLFQSRSKEAEAAIPIATTTTTISPSAAAVPPVSPTSSVPAPPTAAVVGGRTKPSSRSETDKETAAHQDVPTLGPTVVRTESQLARFNTARALFEKLGFDDKKSDPGSNKGVEKSLSGRSSRVGSESSRHSHYSSRSPSPLSTERHQSAPGIRTGRSPSPSATPASDRNRGSSVDALRSTRTERKPPPTNGHEHKMETVQVQVVNKVAMPPSKPEPPAKTDKARISSKELIEKQKNWIQHFKGSSKPAQVQVQQSKPALNQEAINRINSEKKGPSPLPANSPISNEKEKEAWVKERAGLLSGWMASPAVPLPVSPTPPANNVSESSKESSYFLSARQRFEAQTKLTERVTTTTTSISSTTTTSSNRILNQSADNLNESFEIRSNSSNSSQSVRTVELNETTSLNKSFRSTTSAETPIPSVELDKEEEEEEDCSRKNGVGGSDLLSTDSGIVVLAVENVTTEKVIEEALDRIDCENPVSPPPASVPAGQVSSSHQSEKAASLNSSLQENEEVFYDNSVTSARFDEWQLRTPTQLDDSPVFKSATLDFDALVSDGDEAKQLEPDDEELFRTSSEISETDLSPLSSPPPEFCKEPVSPAPPPIIVQTNNVEDDFEEPAAPIILAPTVVEGTNRYVLQLEGFSDMLESSDDTAVDSLEPELVEIASTHDQSHPELELDEIQMSPALEQEVMVVVMPTIPPNQAAAEVDEPAAEEESEIYLRRPQFRVDVESSDVECDSDELLMTSEEADSLLSSRILEKRVKSGQTATNAHEGESISLEPDSLEPAPICAGGNSGKLLNANQPTTTMGNVKSKSTLEDIDEVSVTNVTVAVAGPSILDQMAEDVPWADDDSWQATNQQDTPIRQDETDKSVAPVEDSSMTGPFVDEDGVHYLHDGHYWLEMPGLPPAEETPVPLIITNGEPEPRSRNIRVRFTTDPIRVYSTFSVNDYDRRNEDVDPVAASAEYELEKRVEKMDVFPVELIKGPEGLGLSIIGMGVGADAGLEKLGIFVKTITDGGAAARDGLIQVNDQIIQVDGQSLVGVTQAYAASVLRNTSGLVQFLIGRENDPQNSEVAQLIRQSVQADREREDRRRAMEAELTRHFMNNVAEEPDMSSGAGPPPYVSAPPSYHSSNSAPASLASSHPAPASPEASLAVGTNSIPGVLNAQEESVQVLQQKLKEAVTRSVKAESELLSLKKRLTELEANSRHQEAESSSNVREYERALSGVQQEVTAYQTVLAQTQTQYSSLEDKYNKAKQMIRGMQEREREVLLKVRHREAGFHTLLQALQHRMQLLELHLVEAQRAAGLPVSIPPPPPNLGGLLSVGFVETSLSDVTDLSILDSSQADSSLAVELKEELDRVIPPHEPLDTSAARGRAELASRGGMALRQSPSQGLIRRSGLGGGGASMSSTSSLEHSFIEESSRLEVDSMTESTGHDRSQESIQFHEAFFASASSTTTSAGRSAVTSRSQQQVQQVYSTSSQHQQQYYQQQQQQLQQEATQQLQQQQLLQMQQIQQQQAQQQAQQQAQQQAQQQAQQQAQQQAQQQAQQQAQQQAQQQAQLQQQQQLQLQQQQQQQQRHYHHSATVSSVKAEELHQSTTTYYQQHEHQHFTTTNSSANSGGYVNVQQQQQHSQPPRSLPQQQHVNEQLKQLLAEREFLREHSNVNSVGSGGEPPVVPSRLQPATSSNRSMGRSVAPEQQRPVPPPHQPPNVFYPVGSSVQDGRPAALDSQMRGSMRSNPTSAAVTPDGGVVRSNSASGMTDSLTSSIVSISSNSSSHTPFQQSPVSDWNVEHVGNWLRSIGLETYVVHFAANGVRGEELLTMESPRIKLLVPQAAERARLKHRLKELRAAADKDKRNRERERKEREKLQRKAEKLAEKASRKK; encoded by the exons ATGACTATCGGACGCTACGAAATCAACAGCAGTCGAACATTCGTTCCGCCAACGAGATGGTGTTCGTGGTTGGTTTCTTTGTTCCAATCACCTTCGAGTGCTTCCATAGTTGGCCAACCTCCTCCTCAGACTACTCCTGGGAAGAGTTTCTCTTCCAACATCCAACTCGTCAGTCACCGTTGCCTCGGTCCAGCTGAACAGTCGACGATATTGCACACACGT GGACGGCCGCTTAGCCAGCACTCTAACGGTGAGGACGGCCAACAGTCTGCCACGGCCAAAAGTGTCGTCGGGGCCAAAGTCTCTCAGCTGGCCCATCTCTTTCAGAGCCGCTCCAAGGAAGCAGAGGCGGCCATTCCAATagcgacgacaacaacaaccatttcGCCCAGCGCTGCTGCGGTTCCTCCAGTGTCTCCGACCTCGTCCGTCCCCGCTCCGCCGACTGCTGCCGTCGTTGGCGGCCGCACGAAACCGTCCAGCCGCAGCGAAACCGACAAGGAAACAGCGGCCCATCAGGAC GTTCCGACGCTGGGCCCAACTGTCGTGCGGACGGAGAGCCAGTTGGCCCGGTTCAACACTGCCAGAGCTTTGTTCGAAAAGCTGGGCTTTGACGACAAGAAGTCGGATCCAGGGTCGAATAAGGGCGTCGAGAAGAGTTTGAGCGGGCGGTCCAGTCGGGTGGGCAGCGAAAGTTCCAGGCATTCGCATTACTCGTCGCGTTCGCCTTCGCCGCTGTCGACGGAGCGGCACCAATCGGCTCCCGGGATCCGGACGGGCCGCTCTCCGTCGCCCAGCGCGACTCCGGCGTCGGATCGCAACCGAGGCAGCTCGGTGGATGCGTTGCGCTCCACTCGGACGGAACGGAAGCCGCCGCCCACCAACGGCCACGAACACAAAATGGAAACGGTTCAAGTCCAGGTGGTCAACAAAGTGGCTATGCCTCCCAGCAAGCCCGAGCCGCCGGCCAAGACGGACAAGGCCCGAATCTCGAGCAAGGAGCTGATTGAGAAGCAGAAGAATTGGATCCAGCATTTCAAGGGCAGTTCCAAACCGGCACAGGTGCAGGTCCAGCAGAGTAAGCCGGCCTTGAACCAGGAGGCCATCAACCGGATCAACAGCGAAAAGAAGGGTCCTTCGCCTCTTCCGGCCAATTCGCCCATCAGCAATGAGAAGGAGAAAGAAGCCTGGGTCAAGGAACGGGCTGGATTACTCTCCGGATGGATGGCCTCGCCCGCCGTACCCCTTCCAGTCTCACCTACGCCTCCTGCCAACAACGTCTCTGAGTCCAGCAAAGAGAGCTCCTATTTCCTATCGGCCCGCCAACGCTTCGAGGCTCAGACCAAGTTGACGGAACgggtcaccaccaccaccaccagtatttctagcaccaccaccacttcgTCCAACCGGATACTGAACCAGTCGGCGGATAATCTCAATGAATCCTTTGAAATCCGGagtaacagcagcaacagttcGCAGTCTGTTCGCACGGTGGAACTCAACGAGACGACCAGCCTCAACAAATCGTTCCGCTCGACGACGTCCGCCGAAACGCCGATTCCTTCCGTCGAGCTGgataaggaggaggaggaggaggaggattgtAGCCGGAAAAATGGCGTCGGCGGAAGCGATTTGCTCAGCACGGACAGCGGCATCGTTGTCCTTGCCGTTGAAAACGTGACGACCGAGAAGGTGATCGAAGAAGCGCTGGACCGGATCGACTGTGAGAATCCCGTCTCTCCTCCACCTGCTTCCGTTCCTGCTGGCCAGGTTTCGTCTTCCCATCAGTCTGAGAAGGCGGCCTCGCTCAACAGCAGCCTCCAGGAAAACGAGGAGGTTTTCTACGACAATTCGGTGACCAGCGCCCGTTTCGACGAGTGGCAATTGCGTACGCCCACCCAGCTGGACGACTCGCCCGTCTTCAAGAGCGCCACTTTGGACTTCGACGCTCTCGTCTCGGACGGAGACGAAGCCAAGCAGCTGGAGCCCGACGACGAGGAACTCTTCCGCACCAGTTCCGAAATATCGGAAACGGATCTGTCGCCGCTCAGCAGTCCTCCGCCGGAATTCTGCAAAGAGCCAGTCAGTCCAGCACCTCCTCCCA TCATCGTTCAAACGAACAATGTTGAGGATGACTTTGAGGAGCCCGCCGCGCCCATCATTCTGGCGCCGACGGTTGTTGAAGGCACCAATCGTTACGTTCTCCAGCTGGAAGGTTTCTCCGACATGCTGGAATCTTCCGACGACACTGCCGTCGACAGCCTGGAGCCGGAGCTGGTGGAAATCGCCAGCACCCACGACCAATCGCATCCGGAATTGGAACTAGACGAGATTCAAATGTCTCCGGCCTTGGAACAGGAAGTCATGGTCGTTGTCATGCCCACCATTCCGCCCAATCAAGCGGCGGCGGAAGTGGATGAGCCAGCTGCGGAGGAAGAGAGCGAGATCTACCTCAGGCGGCCGCAGTTCCGCGTCGACGTGGAATCGTCGGATGTCGAATGCGATTCCGACGAACTTTTAATGACATCCGAAGAGGCCGACAGTCTCCTGAGTTCCAG AATTTTGGAAAAACGTGTCAA ATCGGGGCAGACGGCGACCAACGCCCATGAAGGCGAGTCCATCTCCTTAGAGCCGGACAGTCTGGAACCGGCGCCCATCTGCGCCGGTGGCAACAGCGGCAAATTGCTGAACGCCAAtcagccgacgacgacgatgggcAACGTCAAGAGCAAATCGACGCTGGAAGATATCGATGAAGTGTCGGTGACCAATGTGACTGTCGCCGTGGCTGGCCCTTCCATTTTGGATCAGATGGCCGAAGACGTGCCCTGGGCCGACGACGATTCGTGGCAGGCCACCAACCAGCAGGACACGCCAATCCGTCAGGATGAAACGGACAAATCGGTGGCCCCAGTTGAAGATTCGTCCATGACAGGACCTTTCGTCGACGAGGATGGCGTCCATTACCTCCACGACGGCCATTATTGGCTGGAAATGCCCGGATTGCCACCGGCCGAAGAGACTCCTGTGCCTCTGATCATCACCAACGGCGAACCTGAGCCCAGGAGTCGAAACATTCGTGTCCGTTTCACCACCGATCCCATCCGAG TCTACAGCACATTCTCCGTCAACGATTACGACCGGCGTAATGAAGACGTTGACCCAGTTGCCGCATCGGCCGAGTACGAGCTGGAGAAACGGGTGGAAAAGATGGACGTGTTCCCCGTCGAGCTGATCAAGGGCCCCGAAGGATTGGGATTGAGCATCATCGGAATGGGCGTGGGTGCCGACGCTGGACTGGAGAAGCTCGGCATCTTTGTCAAGACGATCACGGACGGAGGAGCCGCGGCCCGCGACGGCCTCATCCAGGTCAACGACCAAATTATTCAGGTGGACGGCCAGTCGCTGGTCGGAGTGACTCAGGCTTACGCCGCTTCCGTCCTACGCAATACTTCCGGTCTAGTCCAGTTTCTCATTGGACGCGAGAATGATCCCCAAAACAGCGAAGTGGCCCAACTCATCCGCCAATCTGTCCAG GCTGACCGTGAACGTGAAGATCGCCGTCGAGCCATGGAAGCCGAGTTGACACGTCATTTCATGAACAACGTGGCGGAAGAGCCTGACATGAGTTCTGGCGCCGGGCCACCGCCTTACGTAAGCGCCCCGCCATCTTATCACAGCAGCAATAGCGCCCCAGCATCTCTAGCGTCCAGCCATCCCGCACCAGCCTCGCCGGAAGCGAGCTTAGCTGTTGGTACCAATTCCATCCCAGGCGTCCTCAACGCCCAGGAGGAAAGTGTCCAGGTTCTTCAACAAAAGCTCAAAGAG GCCGTGACCCGTTCCGTCAAAGCAGAAAGTGAACTGCTCAGCTTGAAAAAGCGG CTGACGGAATTGGAGGCCAACAGCCGACACCAGGAAGCCGAGTCCAGCAGTAACGTCCGAGAATACGAGCGAGCCTTGTCCGGTGTCCAGCAGGAAGTCACTGCCTACCAAACGGTCCTGGCCCAAACTCAG ACCCAGTACAGCTCGCTGGAGGATAAATACAACAAGGCCAAGCAGATGATCCGGGGGATGCAGGAGCGGGAGCGAGAAGTGCTGCTGAAGGTGCGGCATCGTGAGGCCGGCTTCCACACGCTCCTCCAGGCCCTGCAGCATCGCATGCAGCTACTGGAACTTCATTTGGTTGAAGCCCAGAGAGCCGCCGGTTTGCCCGTCTCCATCCCACCTCCTCCGCCCAATCTGGGCGGACTCCTCTCTGTCGGATTTGTCGAAACTTCGCTGAGTGACGTCACAGACTTGTCCATCCTTGACAGCAGCCAGGCAGACTCGTCCCTGGCCGTTGAGCTTAAGGAAGAGCTGGACAGG GTCATTCCTCCTCACGAGCCGCTGGACACATCAGCCGCCCGTGGACGGGCCGAATTGGCTTCCCGTGGCGGCATGGCCCTGCGTCAGTCGCCGTCCCAGGGACTCATCCGCCGATCCGGCTTGGGTGGAGGAGGCGCCAGCATGTCGTCGACGTCGTCTTTGGAACACAGTTTCATCGAAGAATCGTCGCGACTGGAAGTGGATTCGATGACGGAATCGACGGGTCACGACCGCTCTCAAGAATCCATCCAGTTCCACGAAGCTTTTTTTGCTTCCGCCTCCTCTACGACGACCAGCGCAGGTCGATCGGCCGTCACCAGTCGATCCCAACAGCAAGTCCAGCAAGTCTACTCGACCAGCTCTCAGCACCAACAACAATactaccaacaacaacaacagcagctacAACAGGAGGCCACCCAGcagctccagcagcagcagcttttaCAGATGCAGCAAATTCAACAGCAACAAGCCCAGCAACAAGCCCAGCAACAAGCCCAACAACAAGCCCAACAACAAGCCCAACAACAAGCCCAACAACAAGCCCAACAACAAGCCCAACAACAAGCCCAACAACAAGCCCAACAACAAGCCCAActtcagcaacagcaacaactccaacttcaacaacagcaacaacaacaacagcgtcACTACCACCACTCTGCCACCGTTTCGTCCGTCAAGGCTGAAGAGCTGCACCAGTCGACGACGACGTACTACCAGCAGCACGAGCACCAACATTTCACGACAACGAATAGCAGCGCCAATAGCGGCGGTTACGTCAACgttcagcaacaacaacaacactccCAACCGCCTCGTTCActgccacaacaacaacacgtcaACGAGCAACTGAAGCAGCTGCTGGCCGAGCGGGAATTCTTGAGGGAACATTCCAACGTCAACTCTGTCGGAAGCGGAGGAGAACCTCCGGTTGTTCCCAGTCGACTCCAGCCGGCCACTTCGTCCAACCGCAGTATGGGCCGATCAGTAGCGCCGGAACAGCAGAGGCCCGTCCCACCGCCCCATCAACCGCCCAACGTTTTTTATCCGGTTGGCAGTTCGGTACAAGACGGTCGGCCCGCCGCCCTGGATTCCCAGATGAGGGGCTCCATGCGCTCGAATCCGACCAGCGCGGCCGTCACTCCGGACGGCGGAGTGGTGCGGAGTAACAGCGCCAGTGGGATGACGGACTCGCTGACGTCGTCGATCGTGTCGATTTCGTCCAACTCGTCGTCGCACACTCCGTTCCAGCAGTCGCCCGTCTCGGACTGGAACGTGGAACACGTCGGCAATTGGCTGCGATCCATCG GATTGGAGACGTACGTTGTCCATTTCGCGGCCAACGGAGTGCGCGGCGAAGAGTTGTTGACGATGGAGTCGCCCCGGATCAAGTTACTAGTGCCGCAGGCGGCCGAAAGGGCCCGACTCAAGCACCGACTCAAGGAGCTCAGAGCGGCTGCCGACAAAGACAAACGCAACCGCGAACGGGAGCGCAAGGAAAGGGAAAAACTCCAGCGCAAAGCGGAGAAATTGGCCGAGAAAGCGTCcaggaaaaagtga
- the LOC124336274 gene encoding uncharacterized protein LOC124336274: MPFKCPRIKKRLTSAILLLVVLAVAGSNTTESGRIRNLVKRIGHARNNSTVTTTTTTSTESSFMTSSALVAAESLQVQRQAFLSVILSYLARPEENPDALEGRDLSNSGEGKTIKSDEVTDENNNLTAGQSWSRFADSHIHLRVLRSTAQEHHQPEGRALFFRRKEPAAHPSSAISRRNNNPRRQFQIPGGSPPSTALASPVSSAELAQLLRDNLTRQRRRNQLVNGEAEETSATIEVVQTRTPFVITNGEMIMNDLPMVERRSIPQFGGMVILYTRASPLRLLYYGNWCGSGGMGPALDNIDQCCMTHDKCYGDVERLPCKGIFQTPYSVNYAWRWVEDRKQAYCLRTGDRCADMTCECDRIAASCFAKHMINAKLKGNRLRKHRNRIKHPILRGQ; encoded by the exons ATGCCGTTCAAATGTCCAAGGATAAAGAAGCGGTTAACATCCGCGATTTTAC TGCTGGTGGTGTTGGCGGTCGCAGGGAGCAACACAACGGAATCGGGAAGGATTCGTAATTTGGTGAAGCGGATTGGGCACGCCCGGAATAACAGCActgtgacgacgacgacgacgacgtcaacAGAGTCATCGTTCATGACATCATCGGCGCTGGTCGCCGCCGAATCGCTGCAGGTCCAGCGAcaagctttcctttccgttatTCTGTCGTACTTGGCGCGGCCGGAAGAGAATCCAGACGCGCTCGAGGGCCGCGATTTGTCCAACAGCGGCGAGGGGAAAACCATCAAGTCGGACGAAGTGACGGATGAAAATAACAACCTGACTGCTGGCCAGTCGTGGTCACGCTTCGCCGACTCTCACATCCATCTTAGGGTGTTGCGGAGCACGGCCCAAGAGCACCACCAACCGGAAGGCAGAGCTTTATTCTTCCGTCGAAAAGAGCCAGCGGCCCATCCATCATCGGCCATCAGTCGCCGTAATAATAATCCGAGGCGccaatttcaaattccagGGGGTAGTCCTCCGTCGACTGCTCTGGCTTCTCCGGTTTCTTCCGCCGAACTGGCCCAGCTCCTGCGAGATAACCTGACCCGCCAAAGAAGGAGAAATCAATTAGTTAATGGCGAGGCTGAGGAAACGTCGGCCACCATCGAAGTCGTCCAAACCCGAACGCCTTTCGTCATCACCAACGGAGAAATGATTATGAACGACTTACCCATG GTTGAGCGGCGCAGCATTCCTCAATTCGGTGGCATG GTGATCCTCTACACTCGCGCCAGTCCTCTGCGTCTACTTTACTACGGAAATTG GTGCGGATCTGGTGGTATGGGACCGGCGCTAGACAACATTGACCAATGCTG CATGACTCACGATAAATGTTACGGTGACGTGGAAAGACTTCCATGCAAAGGCATTTTCCAGACTCCATATTCA gTTAACTATGCTTGGCGATGGGTAGAGGACCGGAAACAAGCTTACTGCC TCAGAACAGGTGACAGGTGCGCCGACATGACTTGCGAATGCGATCGGATTGCAGCCTCCTGTTTCGCCAAACACATGATCAACGCCAAACTGAAGGGAAACCGATTACGCAAGCATCGCAATCGAATCAAACATCCGATTCTGCGCGGCCAATGA
- the LOC124336491 gene encoding uncharacterized protein LOC124336491 isoform X1, translating into MSKLPIAAFYPAATTNLYEAHTRNSTRMQGGGLSNNIINRTAPAVTPAESNNISSPVVLCVDGVLLWLLIAWITAGTAAIITLLIKSCRNRWKHVEQEEFDWGGLERSRPSASQHTRSTSCSSAPSVRNAIPTPKPSVPHSTPSRFSHRASARQFSSRRAEVEEGNRRPKSRSRRLQSTTA; encoded by the exons ATGTCGAAATTACCCATCGCCGCTTTCTATCCAGCTGCAACAACCAACCTTTACGAAGCTCATACCCGGAATTCCACTCGGATGCAAGGAGGCGGTTTATCGAATAACATCATCAATCGAACAGCACCAGCCGTCACACCGGCTGAAAGTAACAATATATCTAGTCCGGTTGTGCTCTGCGTTGATGGCGTTCTTCTCTGGTTACTCATCGCATGGATCACAGCTGGAACAGCAGCTATTATCACACTCCTCATTAAATCCTGTCGCAACAG ATGGAAACATGTAGAGCAAGAAGAGTTCGACTGGGGCGGATTGGAACGATCACGTCCTAGCGCAAGCCAACACACTCGATCAACGAGTTGTTCGTCGGCACCTTCCGTCCGCAATGCTATTCCAACACCCAAACCATCAGTTCCACATTCTACACCGTCTAGGTTCAGTCACCGTGCTTCAGCGCGTCAATTTA GTTCAAGACGAGCGGAAGTAGAAGAAGGTAACCGCCGTCCCAAATCACGAAGTCGGCGACTACAATCGACGACAGCTTGA